One window of Jannaschia sp. CCS1 genomic DNA carries:
- the lpxK gene encoding tetraacyldisaccharide 4'-kinase produces MRAPGFWHEPAGVASTLLAPLGALYAAGTARRLRTGPRVRVDVPVICIGNINAGGTGKTPTAIALAQRLLAKGVKVHAVTRGYGGEVEGPLCVEERTHTAKQVGDEALLLSAFLPTWVSTDRQAGARAAVADGAECLILDDGFQNPALAYDLSIVVVDAWRGFGNGRVIPAGPLREPVEIGLKRADIVLSIGPDAAQQRFATTWGRHIAVPHLTGTLQPLPTGLPLDGLPVLAFAGIGHPEKFFQTLRSLGADLHATHALADHQPLTDTLMIRLLRDASMRGAQVVTTEKDAVRLSPEFRAQVMTVPVRLEVDDWGPLDSAVDKVLGR; encoded by the coding sequence ATGCGCGCGCCGGGGTTCTGGCATGAACCGGCGGGCGTGGCCTCGACCTTGCTGGCCCCCCTTGGCGCGCTTTACGCGGCTGGCACAGCGCGACGCTTGCGGACCGGTCCTCGGGTACGCGTCGATGTCCCGGTGATCTGCATCGGCAATATCAATGCGGGCGGCACCGGCAAGACGCCCACGGCCATCGCACTGGCGCAGCGCCTGCTTGCAAAAGGTGTGAAAGTGCACGCCGTGACGCGCGGCTATGGCGGCGAGGTCGAGGGGCCACTCTGTGTGGAGGAGCGCACGCATACCGCGAAGCAGGTGGGGGATGAGGCGTTGTTGCTCTCCGCCTTCCTGCCGACCTGGGTCTCCACGGACCGACAAGCGGGGGCACGGGCCGCCGTGGCGGACGGCGCGGAGTGTCTGATCCTCGACGACGGTTTCCAGAACCCCGCGCTTGCCTATGACCTCTCCATCGTCGTCGTCGATGCGTGGCGCGGGTTCGGCAACGGGCGCGTGATCCCGGCAGGGCCGTTGAGAGAACCGGTGGAGATCGGCCTGAAACGCGCGGATATCGTTCTGTCCATCGGGCCGGACGCAGCGCAGCAGCGCTTTGCGACCACCTGGGGCCGTCACATCGCCGTCCCGCATCTGACCGGCACGTTGCAGCCTTTGCCCACGGGCCTGCCGCTGGATGGTCTGCCTGTCCTGGCCTTCGCGGGCATCGGCCACCCGGAGAAGTTCTTCCAGACCCTGCGCAGCCTCGGCGCGGACCTTCATGCCACCCACGCCCTTGCCGATCACCAGCCGTTGACGGATACGCTGATGATCCGCCTGCTGCGTGATGCGTCCATGCGTGGCGCGCAGGTGGTCACGACGGAGAAAGACGCCGTGCGCCTCTCGCCGGAATTTCGCGCGCAGGTCATGACGGTGCCGGTCCGGCTGGAGGTCGACGATTGGGGGCCATTGGACAGCGCGGTGGACAAGGTCCTAGGGCGCTGA
- a CDS encoding 3-deoxy-D-manno-octulosonic acid transferase: MNRSFVLGLYLAWSARGARAFAERKLSQRLAAGKEDGARLDERRGIANMPRPDGPLIWFHAASVGESLAVLELIRRLLDERDDLHLLVTTGTVTSAAVMAERLPDRAIHHYAPLDAKPFVTAFLDHWQPDVAIWTESELWPTLIVETHARDIPMLLLNARMSKSSHDKWRFARGMAQSLLERFQTALVQDNLTMVYLRRLGMPVSRMKVMGTLKEGAAALPCNEDDRAAMAADLAGRPVWLAASTHEGEEKMVLQAHRMAMRSSPRLLLILVPRHPHRGDEIADHMRTEGWRFTRRSADEDPADEAPVYLADTMGEMGLWYRLSPISFVGGSLVAIGGHNPFEPAALGSAILHGPYVTNFVDIYDRLRDGGAAQLVSSPEKLAGQVAELLNPDEAANMAAAAWQVISDGADVTDRALALIIDTLEEAETP; the protein is encoded by the coding sequence ATGAACCGCTCCTTTGTCCTTGGCCTCTATCTGGCGTGGTCCGCGCGTGGTGCACGGGCTTTTGCCGAGCGCAAGCTGAGCCAGCGTCTTGCGGCTGGGAAGGAAGATGGTGCGCGTCTGGATGAGCGTCGTGGTATTGCCAATATGCCACGCCCTGACGGCCCCCTGATCTGGTTTCATGCCGCCTCGGTCGGGGAATCGCTCGCGGTGCTGGAACTGATCCGCCGCCTGTTGGATGAACGCGATGATCTACATCTGCTGGTGACCACCGGCACCGTGACCTCTGCCGCCGTCATGGCCGAGCGTCTGCCGGACCGCGCGATCCACCATTATGCACCGCTGGATGCCAAGCCGTTCGTCACCGCCTTCCTTGACCATTGGCAGCCCGATGTGGCGATCTGGACGGAGAGTGAGCTGTGGCCCACCCTGATTGTGGAAACCCACGCCCGCGATATTCCCATGCTGCTCCTGAACGCGCGGATGTCGAAATCCAGCCATGACAAGTGGCGGTTTGCGCGCGGCATGGCCCAAAGCCTGCTGGAACGGTTCCAGACCGCGCTGGTCCAGGACAATCTGACGATGGTCTATCTGCGGCGCCTGGGCATGCCCGTCAGCCGGATGAAGGTCATGGGCACCCTGAAGGAAGGCGCCGCCGCGCTGCCCTGCAATGAAGATGATCGCGCGGCCATGGCGGCGGATCTTGCCGGGCGGCCCGTCTGGCTGGCGGCCTCCACCCATGAGGGGGAGGAAAAGATGGTGCTGCAAGCCCACCGTATGGCGATGCGCTCCTCTCCCCGACTGCTGCTGATCCTTGTGCCCAGGCATCCCCATCGCGGGGATGAGATTGCGGACCATATGCGGACGGAGGGGTGGCGGTTCACCCGGCGCTCTGCCGATGAAGACCCCGCCGATGAGGCACCTGTTTACCTGGCGGACACGATGGGTGAGATGGGCCTTTGGTATCGCCTCTCGCCGATCAGCTTCGTGGGCGGCAGCCTTGTCGCCATCGGCGGGCACAACCCGTTTGAACCGGCGGCCCTTGGATCCGCTATTTTGCACGGGCCCTATGTCACCAACTTCGTCGACATCTATGACCGCCTGCGCGATGGCGGTGCTGCGCAACTGGTGTCGTCACCGGAGAAGCTGGCCGGGCAAGTGGCGGAGCTTCTCAACCCCGATGAGGCCGCGAATATGGCGGCAGCGGCGTGGCAGGTGATCTCGGACGGTGCTGACGTGACGGATCGCGCCCTGGCGCTGATCATCGACACGTTGGAAGAGGCAGAGACACCCTGA
- a CDS encoding 3'(2'),5'-bisphosphate nucleotidase CysQ — MPGPDDDLQLLIAAALRAGEIAKLHFGNDPKVYDKGDEGPVTEADLAIDTMLHETLRSARPDYGWLSEETEDTDARLTCEHVFICDPIDGTRAFIEGGKSFSHSLSVVRNGTPTAAVVFLPMRDKLYAAHLGGGSTMNGTALQVTQTETLQDATALTTKGNLQPHHWHGDVPAIGKAYRPSLAYRMSLVGEGRFDAMMTFRPTWEWDIAAGALIIAEAGGAVTDGYGQALRFNGSTAQVDGLLAGSPKIHSGLLAARAAK, encoded by the coding sequence TTGCCGGGGCCTGACGACGATTTACAACTCCTGATCGCCGCTGCCCTACGCGCCGGTGAGATCGCGAAATTGCACTTTGGCAACGATCCGAAAGTCTATGACAAGGGCGACGAAGGCCCGGTGACGGAGGCTGACCTTGCGATTGACACGATGCTGCACGAGACGTTGCGGTCAGCCCGGCCCGACTATGGCTGGTTGTCGGAAGAGACCGAAGACACCGATGCCCGGCTGACCTGCGAGCATGTGTTCATCTGCGACCCCATCGACGGCACCCGCGCGTTTATCGAGGGCGGCAAAAGTTTCTCCCACTCCCTATCCGTGGTGCGGAATGGCACGCCGACAGCCGCCGTCGTGTTTTTGCCGATGCGGGACAAACTGTATGCGGCGCATCTGGGCGGCGGCAGCACGATGAACGGCACCGCTCTGCAAGTCACGCAGACGGAGACGCTGCAAGACGCCACGGCGCTGACCACCAAAGGCAACCTGCAACCGCACCATTGGCACGGCGACGTGCCCGCGATTGGCAAGGCCTACCGCCCGTCGCTTGCGTACCGGATGTCTTTGGTCGGCGAAGGTCGATTTGATGCAATGATGACGTTCCGCCCAACCTGGGAATGGGACATTGCGGCGGGTGCGTTGATCATCGCGGAAGCGGGCGGCGCGGTGACGGATGGCTACGGGCAGGCGCTTCGCTTCAACGGGTCAACCGCGCAAGTTGACGGGCTTCTGGCCGGTTCTCCGAAGATCCATTCAGGCTTGCTTGCGGCGCGCGCTGCGAAATAG
- a CDS encoding DUF4170 domain-containing protein: MPQRLHLVFGGELKDPQKTEFENPEDIHVVGMFPDYQSAYDAWKSEAQRTVDNAHMRYFIAHIHRLRDEGVEASPTEELGS; this comes from the coding sequence GTGCCCCAACGCCTGCACCTTGTTTTCGGCGGAGAGCTGAAAGACCCCCAGAAGACGGAATTCGAGAACCCCGAAGACATCCATGTCGTCGGCATGTTCCCCGATTATCAATCGGCCTATGACGCGTGGAAATCCGAGGCGCAGCGCACTGTGGACAATGCCCATATGCGCTACTTCATTGCCCATATTCACCGCCTGCGTGATGAGGGGGTCGAGGCGTCCCCGACCGAAGAACTGGGCAGCTAA